CAGTTCGGCGAGCGTGGCGTCCATCCGCGAGCGGCTGAACTCGTCGATCTCCAGGCCCTCGACCATCTTGTACTCGCCGTTGGCGCAGGTGACCGGGAAGCCGTACATGACGTCCTCGGGAATGCCGTAGGAACCGTCCGACGGGATGCCCATCGTGACCCAGCGGCCGTTCGTGCCCAGCGCCCAGTCGCGCATGTGGTCGATCGCCGCATTGGCCGCCGAGGCCGCCGAGGACAGGCCGCGGGCCTCGATGATCGCGGCGCCGCGCTTGCCCACGGTGGGGATGAAGGTGTCGCGGTTCCAGGCGTCGTCGTTGATCATGGCCTTGACCGACTCGCCGCCGATCGTGGCGAAGCGGTAGTCGGGGTACATGGTCGGGCTGTGGTTGCCCCAGACGACCAGCTTCTCGATCTGGTCGACCGGCTTGCCGGTGCGCGCGGCGATCTGCGACAGCGCGCGGTTGTGGTCCAGGCGCAGCATCGCGGTGAAGTTCTTCTTCGGCAGGCCGGGGGCCGACTTCATCGCGATGTACGCGTTGGTGTTGGCCGGGTTGCCGACGACCAGCACCTTGACGTCGCGGCTGGCGGCCTCGTCGAGCGCGCGGCCCTGGACCGTGAAGATCGCGCCGTTGGCCTCGAGCAGGTCCTTGCGCTCCATGCCCTTGCTGCGCGGGCGCGCGCCGACCAGCAGCGCGTAGTCGGCGTCCTTGAAGGCGGCCTTCGGATCGTCGGTCACGACGACGCCGGCCAGCAGCGGGAAGGCGCAGTCCTCGAGCTCCATGACCACCCCGCGCACGGCCGGCAGCGCCGGCGTGATGTCGAGCAGCTGCAGGATGACCGGCTGGTCCTTGCCGAGCATGTCGCCGTTGGCGATGCGGAAGAGCAGGCTGTAGCCGATCTGGCCGGCCGCGCCGGTGACGGCGACGCGCTTTGCGGGTTTGGACATTGTCTGACCTCTGGGCTGAGTGGGATCGGACGGGCGCCCCTGAACGGCCGCGCGGAGCGGCGCCGACGGGCAGGGCCCGGATGGCGCGAAGTTTAGGTCCGGGCGCCCCCGGTGTCAACTTTCATGTATATCTTATATAAGACATAAGAAACTGGACTTCCGGGGCTCGCTCGTGGTTCAATCTCGGCGATGAACGACCCCCAGACCCGTCCCGGAAACGACGCGCCGACCTTCGCGCCGCTCTACCGCCAGATCCAGGCGCTGCTGATGCGCAGCCTGCAGGACGGCGAGTGGAAGCCGGGCGAGGCGATCCCGAGCGAGACCGAGCTGGCCGCGCGCTACCGCGTGAGCCAGGGCACGGTTCGCAAGGCGATCGACGAGCTCGCGGCCGGCCACCTGCTGGTCAGGCGCCAGGGACGGGGCACCTTCGTCGCCTCGCACCAGGAGGTGCGCACCCAGTTCCGTTTCCTGCGCATCCGGCCCGACGAGCCGGCCGGCGCGGGCGAGCCGGCAGCCATGCCGATGACCAGCCGCATCCTCGAGTGCCGCCGCCTGCGGGCGCCGGTCGAGGTGGCGCGGCTGCTGCAATTGCGCACCGGCGAGGCGGTCGTGCAGATCCGGCGTATGCTCGAAGTCGACGGTCGCCCGACCGTGCTCGACGAGATCTGGCTGCCGGGCGCGCGCTTCAAGGGCCTGTCGGCCGAGCGGTTGAGCGCCTACAGCGGGCCGCTCTACGGACTGTTCGAGGCCGAGTTCGGCACGCGGATGATCCGCGCGACCGAGCGGCTGAAGGCGATCGCCGCCGAGCCGGCGCTGGCGCGAGAGCTGGCCGTGCCCGAGGGGTCGCCGTTGCTGCTGGTCGAGCGGCTCACCTACACCTACGAGGACCGACCGGTCGAGTTGCGCAGGGGCTATTCGGTGACCACCGGCCACCACTACTACAACGAACTTATCTGAGCATGCGGGGGGCGTCGGGAGGGGTCCGGAAATACCCGACAGGCGCCGCGACGCGTTGGTGCGATGCGCCAATTTGCGTCAAAATGTAAAGGTTTTGCATCCCAGAGGACGCCATGGCCGACGCGGCACAAAAAGCAGCGGGCAGAGCACGCCCAGAATTCAGGAACATCCACGTCACCCAGATCGTCGGCTACCGATTGCCCCTTGCCGGCATCGTCTCGATCCTGCACCGGGTCAGCGGCGCCCTGATGTTCCTGGTGGGCCTGCCCTTCGTCCTGTACCTGTTCCAGCAGAGCCTGGTCTCGGAGATCAGCTTCGAGAGCTACCGGGCCATCGTCTCGCACTGGTTCGCCAAGCTGGTTCTGCTGGCGCTCGCCTGGGCCTACCTGCACCACCTGTGCGCCGGCATCCGCTACCTGTTCCTCGACATGCACGTGGGCGTCGAGAAGGCGGCCTCGCGCGCCTCGGCGGCGGCGGTGCTGGCGGTCAGCCTCACGCTGACCCTGCTGGTCGCGCTGAAGATCTTCGGAGCGTTCTGAACCATGACCACGAAACGACTGATCGTCGGCGCGCACTACGGCCTGCGCGACTGGCTCGCGCAGCGCATCACCGCGGTGATCATCGCGGCGTACACGCTGGTGCTGCTCGGCTGGCTGTTCGCGCTGCCCGAGCTCACCTACGGCAGCTGGGCCGGCATGTTCGCGTCCACCTGGATGAAGGTGCTGACGCTGCTCGCGCTGGTGTCGCTGGTCTGGCACGCGTGGGTCGGCGTGCGCGACATTTTCATGGACTACATCAAGCCCACGGGCCTGCGCCTGTTCCTGCTGATCGCCACGATCGTGGCGCTGGTCGGCTACGGCATCTGGGCGATCATGATTCTCTGGAGCGTCTGAGATGGCCGACGTGCTGAACCATCTGTCGAACAACCTTCCGCGACGCAAGTTCGACGCGGTCATCGTCGGCGCCGGCGGCGCCGGCATGCGCTGCTCGCTGCAGCTGGCCGAGGCCGGCTACAGCGTGGCGGTGCTGTCCAAGGTCTTCCCGACCCGCTCGCACACGGTGGCCGCGCAGGGCGGCATCGGCGCTTCGCTCGGCAACATGAGCGAGGACAACTGGTACTGGCACATGTTCGACACCGTCAAGGGGTCGGACTACCTCGGCGACCAGGACGCCATCGAGTTCATGTGCCGCGAGGCGCCGAAGGTCGTCTACGAGCTCGAGCACTTCGGCATGCCGTTCGACCGCAATCCCGACGGCACGATCTACCAGCGCCCGTTCGGCGGCCACACCGCCAACTTCGGCGAAAAGCCGGTGCAGCGCGCCTGCGCGGCGGCCGACCGGACCGGCCACGCGCTGCTGCACACGCTGTACCAGCGCAACGTGCGCGCCCGCACCCAGTTCTTCGTCGAGTGGATGGCGCTCGACCTGATCCGGGACAGCGAGGGCGACTGCGTCGGCGTGATCGCGCTCGAGATGGAGACCGGCCAGGTGATGATCCTCGAGGCCAAGGTCACGGTGCTGGCCACCGGCGGCGCCGGCCGGATCTGGCAGGCCTCGACCAACGCCTTCATCAACACCGGCGACGGCATGGGCATGGCTGCGCGCGCCGGCATCCCGCTCGAGGACATGGAGTTCTGGCAGTTCCACCCGACCGGCGTGGCCGGCGCGGGCGTGCTGATCACCGAGGGCGTGCGCGGCGAGGGCGGCATCCTGCTGAACAAGCACGGCGAGCGCTTCATGGAGCGCTACGCGCCCACGCTGAAGGACCTGGCGCCGCGCGACTTCGTGTCGCGCTCGATGGACCAGGAGATCAAGGAAGGCCGCGGCGCCGGCCCCGACGGCGACTACGTGCTGCTCAAGCTCGATCACCTCGGCGCCGAGACGATCATGAAGCGGCTGCCGTCGATCCGCGAGATCGCGATCAAGTTCGCCAACGTCGACCCGATCAAGGACCCGATCCCGGTCGTGCCGACCATCCACTACCAGATGGGCGGCATCCCGACCAACTACCACGGCCAGGTCGTGGTCCCGAAGGACGGCAACCCCAATTCGGTCGTGGGCGGCCTGTACGCGATCGGCGAGTGCGCCTGCGTGTCGGTGCACGGCGCGAACCGGCTGGGCACGAACTCGCTGCTCGACCTGCTGGTGTTCGGCCGCGCGGCCGGCAACCACATCGTCTCGTCCAGGCTCAAGGACGGCGCCCAGAAGCCGCTGCCCAGCGACGCCGGCGACAACGCGCTGGCCCGCCTGGCCAGGCTGGACGGCTCGAAGTCCGGCGAGAACGCGCAGGACGTCGCCAACGACATCCGCCGCACGATGCAGGCCCACTGCGGCGTGTTCCGAACAAGCGAGCTGCTCGAGCAGGGCGTGCAGAAGATCCTCGAGATCGAGGCCCGCTGCAACGACATCCACGTAAAGGACAAGTCGCAGGTCTTCAACACGGCGCGCGTCGAGGCGCTCGAGGTCGCGAACCTGATCGAGACCGCCAAGGCCACGATCGTGTCGGCCGAGGCCCGCAAGGAGAGCCGCGGCGCCCACGCGCATCGCGACTTCCCCGAGCGCGACGACGCCACCTGGATCAAGCACACGCTGTGGTTCTCGGAAGGCAACCGGCTCGAGTACAAGCCGGTCACGATGAAGCCCCTCACCGTGGAAACCTTCCAGCCGAAGGCGCGCACCTTCTGACGCGCGCCCGCACGAGCCCAGCCAACAGACACACCGAACGAGCGCAGGAGCAGCGATGAGCGCAGTGGTCGAATCCCCGGTCAGCGTGACCCCGTCGGGCGCGCAGGCCAAACGCGTGGTGAAGTTCTCGATCTATCGCTACGATCCCGACAAGGACGCCAAGCCCTACATGCAGGACCTCGAGGTCGAGCTCCTGCCCACCGACAAGATGCTGCTCGACGCGCTGATGCGCATCAAGCAGTCCGCCGACGATTCGATCGCGTTCCGCCGCTCCTGCCGCGAGGGCGTGTGCGGCTCCGACGCGATGAACATCAACGGCAAGAATGGCCTGGCCTGCATCACCAACCTTCGCGACCTGAAGGAGCCGATCGTCCTCAAGCCGCTGCCCGGGCTGCCGGTCATCCGCGACCTGATCGTCGACATGACCCAGTTCTTCAAGCAGTACCACTCGATCCGCCCCTACCTGATCAACGACACGCCGCCGCCCGAGAAGGAGCGGCTGCAGTCGCCCGAGGAGCGCGAGGAGCTCGACGGCCTGTACGAGTGCATCCTGTGCGCCTGCTGCAGCACCTCGTGCCCGTCGTTCTGGTGGAACCCCGACAAGTTCGTGGGGCCCGCCGGCCTGCTGCAGGCCTACCGCTTCATCGCCGACAGCCGCGACCAGGCCACGAGCGAGCGCCTCGACGACCTCGAGGACCCGTACCGGCTGTTCCGCTGCCACACGATCATGAACTGCGTCGACGTCTGCCCGAAGGGCCTGAACCCGACGCGCGCGATCGGCAAGATCAAGGAACTGATGGTCAGGCGCACCGTCTGATGGCGGGCAGCCACCAGGCGGACGACGCGCGGCGCCGGCGCCTTCGCTGGCGCTCGCGCCGCGGCCTGCTCGAGAACGACCTGGTCTTCGAGCGCTTCTTCGACCGGTACGAGGAATCGCTGACCGACGACGACGTGGCGGGCCTGGACGAGCTGCTGGGCCTGACCGACAACGAACTGCTTGACCTGATTCTGGGACGGACCGAGCCCGGTCAGGACGCCTCGCCCCAGGCCAGGCGGGTCCTCGGGATGCTGCGCGAGGTCTGAGCGCGCTGCCCCCGGGGCGAAACGATCAACATTGAGAGGAAGAGTCCGATGACCTCGCAGCAAAAAGCCACGCTCTCGTTCACCGACGGCACGCCCTCGGTCGAGTTCCCGGTCTACAAGGGCACGATGGGGCCCGACGTCGTCGACATCCGCAAGCTCTACGGCCAGACCGGGAAGTTCACCTTCGACCCGGGCTTCATGTCGACCGCCGCCTGCGAGTCGAAGATCACCTACATCGACGGCGACAAGGGCGAGCTGCTGTACCGCGGCTACCCGATCGAGCAGCTCGCGCAGCACTGCGACTACCTCGAGATCTGCTACCTGCTGCTGAACGGCGAGCTGCCCAACGAGGAGCAGCGCCGCGACTTCGACTACCGGGTCACGCACCACACGATGGTGCACGAGCAGATGACCCGCTTCTTCGCCGGCTTCCGCCGCGACGCGCACCCGATGGCGGTGCTGGTCGGCTGCGTGGGCGCCCTGTCGGCGTTCTACCACGACTCGCTCGACATCAACGACCCCGAGCACCGTTTCGTGTCGGCGATCCGGCTGATCGCCAA
This genomic window from Zeimonas sediminis contains:
- a CDS encoding GntR family transcriptional regulator, encoding MNDPQTRPGNDAPTFAPLYRQIQALLMRSLQDGEWKPGEAIPSETELAARYRVSQGTVRKAIDELAAGHLLVRRQGRGTFVASHQEVRTQFRFLRIRPDEPAGAGEPAAMPMTSRILECRRLRAPVEVARLLQLRTGEAVVQIRRMLEVDGRPTVLDEIWLPGARFKGLSAERLSAYSGPLYGLFEAEFGTRMIRATERLKAIAAEPALARELAVPEGSPLLLVERLTYTYEDRPVELRRGYSVTTGHHYYNELI
- the sdhD gene encoding succinate dehydrogenase, hydrophobic membrane anchor protein, whose product is MTTKRLIVGAHYGLRDWLAQRITAVIIAAYTLVLLGWLFALPELTYGSWAGMFASTWMKVLTLLALVSLVWHAWVGVRDIFMDYIKPTGLRLFLLIATIVALVGYGIWAIMILWSV
- the sdhC gene encoding succinate dehydrogenase, cytochrome b556 subunit; amino-acid sequence: MADAAQKAAGRARPEFRNIHVTQIVGYRLPLAGIVSILHRVSGALMFLVGLPFVLYLFQQSLVSEISFESYRAIVSHWFAKLVLLALAWAYLHHLCAGIRYLFLDMHVGVEKAASRASAAAVLAVSLTLTLLVALKIFGAF
- a CDS encoding succinate dehydrogenase iron-sulfur subunit; this encodes MSAVVESPVSVTPSGAQAKRVVKFSIYRYDPDKDAKPYMQDLEVELLPTDKMLLDALMRIKQSADDSIAFRRSCREGVCGSDAMNINGKNGLACITNLRDLKEPIVLKPLPGLPVIRDLIVDMTQFFKQYHSIRPYLINDTPPPEKERLQSPEEREELDGLYECILCACCSTSCPSFWWNPDKFVGPAGLLQAYRFIADSRDQATSERLDDLEDPYRLFRCHTIMNCVDVCPKGLNPTRAIGKIKELMVRRTV
- the sdhA gene encoding succinate dehydrogenase flavoprotein subunit; amino-acid sequence: MADVLNHLSNNLPRRKFDAVIVGAGGAGMRCSLQLAEAGYSVAVLSKVFPTRSHTVAAQGGIGASLGNMSEDNWYWHMFDTVKGSDYLGDQDAIEFMCREAPKVVYELEHFGMPFDRNPDGTIYQRPFGGHTANFGEKPVQRACAAADRTGHALLHTLYQRNVRARTQFFVEWMALDLIRDSEGDCVGVIALEMETGQVMILEAKVTVLATGGAGRIWQASTNAFINTGDGMGMAARAGIPLEDMEFWQFHPTGVAGAGVLITEGVRGEGGILLNKHGERFMERYAPTLKDLAPRDFVSRSMDQEIKEGRGAGPDGDYVLLKLDHLGAETIMKRLPSIREIAIKFANVDPIKDPIPVVPTIHYQMGGIPTNYHGQVVVPKDGNPNSVVGGLYAIGECACVSVHGANRLGTNSLLDLLVFGRAAGNHIVSSRLKDGAQKPLPSDAGDNALARLARLDGSKSGENAQDVANDIRRTMQAHCGVFRTSELLEQGVQKILEIEARCNDIHVKDKSQVFNTARVEALEVANLIETAKATIVSAEARKESRGAHAHRDFPERDDATWIKHTLWFSEGNRLEYKPVTMKPLTVETFQPKARTF
- a CDS encoding malate dehydrogenase, with protein sequence MSKPAKRVAVTGAAGQIGYSLLFRIANGDMLGKDQPVILQLLDITPALPAVRGVVMELEDCAFPLLAGVVVTDDPKAAFKDADYALLVGARPRSKGMERKDLLEANGAIFTVQGRALDEAASRDVKVLVVGNPANTNAYIAMKSAPGLPKKNFTAMLRLDHNRALSQIAARTGKPVDQIEKLVVWGNHSPTMYPDYRFATIGGESVKAMINDDAWNRDTFIPTVGKRGAAIIEARGLSSAASAANAAIDHMRDWALGTNGRWVTMGIPSDGSYGIPEDVMYGFPVTCANGEYKMVEGLEIDEFSRSRMDATLAELFEERDGVAHLLG
- a CDS encoding succinate dehydrogenase assembly factor 2, with product MAGSHQADDARRRRLRWRSRRGLLENDLVFERFFDRYEESLTDDDVAGLDELLGLTDNELLDLILGRTEPGQDASPQARRVLGMLREV